A portion of the Ricinus communis isolate WT05 ecotype wild-type chromosome 10, ASM1957865v1, whole genome shotgun sequence genome contains these proteins:
- the LOC8282033 gene encoding tubulin-folding cofactor A, protein MATIRNVKIKTSACKRIVKELHSYEKEVEREAAKTTDMKDKGADPYDLKQQENVLAESRMMIPDCRKRLEAAIADLKGTLVELEESDNKDGPEIEDARSTITEVEQLFQATDA, encoded by the exons ATGGCAACCATTAGAAATGTGAAGATAAAGACAAGTGCTTGTAAACGAATAGTGAAGGAGCTGCATTCTTATGAGAAAGAGGTCGAAAGAGAAGCTGCTAAAACAACTGACATGAAGGACAAAGGAGCTGACCCTTATGACCTTAAACAACAG GAAAATGTGCTGGCTGAGTCGAGGATGATGATTCCTGATTGTCGGAAGCGCCTCGAAGCTGCAATAGCTGATCTTAAAGGAACTTTG GTTGAGTTGGAGGAGTCGGATAATAAGGACGGACCAGAAATTGAGGATGCGCGTAGCACTATCACTGAGGTTGAGCAATTGTTTCAAGCAACAGATGCATAG
- the LOC8282032 gene encoding uncharacterized protein LOC8282032 isoform X3: MFSSWPSIEFLIQWGKTCDQNGSSGFYQVVNRLPWAKDSWNSDKFYKISISSSFYLEESDLKALLEPGCFYTHHACLEIVVFTGRKGSHCGVGIKKQQIGTFKLEVGPEWGEGKPVILFNGWIGIGKNKQESKKPGAELHLRVKLDPDPRYVFQFEDVTTSSPQIVQLQGSIRQPIFSCKFSRDRVPQVDPLSIYWSTSADGIDMETERRERKGWKVKIHDLSGSAVAAAFITTPFVPSTGCDWVAKSNPGAWLIVRPDMCRPESWQPWGKLEAWRERGIRDSICCRFHLLSESQEGGEVLMSEIFMNAEKGGEFFIDTDRQMQAAATPIPSPQSSGDFSGLGPAGGFVMSCRVQGEGKHSKPLVQLAMRHVTCVEDAAIFMALAAAVDLSIVACRPFRRRLRRGSRHSL; the protein is encoded by the exons A TGTTCTCAAGCTGGCCAAGCATAGAATTCTTAATCCAATGGGGAAAGACTTGTGACCAGAATGGATCCTCAGGCTTTTATCAGGTTGTCAATAGGCTCCCTTGGGCTAAGGATTCCTGGAACAGCGATAAATTCTACAAAATCAG CATTTCCTCAAGCTTTTATCTTGAAGAGTCGGATCTGAAAGCATTATTGGAACCCGGCTGTTTCTATACTCACCATGCATGTCTTGAAATTGTTGTTTTCACTGGGAGGAAGGGGTCCCATTGTGGTGTTGGCATCAAAAAGCAGCAGATTGGAACATTTAAGCTGGAGGTAGGTCCTGAATGGGGTGAAGGGAAGCcagtaattctttttaatgggTGGATAGGTATAGGCAAAAACAAGCAGGAGAGCAAAAAACCAGGAGCTGAGCTTCATTTGAGAGTTAAACTTGATCCTGATCCAAGATATGTTTTCCAGTTTGAAGATGTGACCACATCAAGTCCTCAGATAGTTCAGCTTCAAGGCTCCATCAGGCAGCCCATATTTAGTTGCAAGTTTAGTCGAGACAG GGTACCTCAGGTAGATCCATTGAGTATCTATTGGTCAACTTCTGCCGACGGTATTGACATGGAAACAGAACGAAGGGAACGGAAAGGATGGAAGGTGAAGATACATGATCTCTCTGGCTCAGCTGTTGCAGCAGCCTTCATAACAACTCCCTTTGTACCATCAACAGGTTGTGATTGGGTTGCCAAGTCCAACCCAGGAGCTTGGTTGATTGTTCGCCCTGATATGTGCAGGCCTGAGAGCTGGCAGCCATGGGGAAAGCTTGAGGCATGGCGTGAGCGTGGCATCAGAGATTCTATTTGTTGCAGATTTCACCTTCTGTCCGAAAGCCAGGAGGGTGGTGAGGTTCTCATGTCAGAAATCTTCATGAATGCTGAAAAGGGTGGAGAGTTTTTCATAGACACCGATAGGCAGATGCAAGCTGCAGCAACTCCAATACCAAGTCCACAAAGTAGTGGAGACTTTTCAGGGTTGGGTCCAGCTGGTGGTTTTGTCATGAGCTGTAGAGTGCAAGGGGAAGGGAAGCATAGTAAGCCATTGGTTCAGCTGGCCATGCGACACGTTACATGTGTGGAGGATGCTGCAATCTTCATGGCACTTGCAGCAGCAGTTGATCTTAGTATTGTGGCATGCAGGCCCTTCCGAAGGAGGCTTAGAAGAGGATCTCGCCATTCtttatga
- the LOC8282032 gene encoding uncharacterized protein LOC8282032 isoform X5: MDPQAFIRLSIGSLGLRIPGTAINSTKSGIHTFSPCSCEIRLRGFPVQTTSVPFVSSPEAAPDIHSISSSFYLEESDLKALLEPGCFYTHHACLEIVVFTGRKGSHCGVGIKKQQIGTFKLEFEDVTTSSPQIVQLQGSIRQPIFSCKFSRDRVPQVDPLSIYWSTSADGIDMETERRERKGWKVKIHDLSGSAVAAAFITTPFVPSTGCDWVAKSNPGAWLIVRPDMCRPESWQPWGKLEAWRERGIRDSICCRFHLLSESQEGGEVLMSEIFMNAEKGGEFFIDTDRQMQAAATPIPSPQSSGDFSGLGPAGGFVMSCRVQGEGKHSKPLVQLAMRHVTCVEDAAIFMALAAAVDLSIVACRPFRRRLRRGSRHSL; the protein is encoded by the exons ATGGATCCTCAGGCTTTTATCAGGTTGTCAATAGGCTCCCTTGGGCTAAGGATTCCTGGAACAGCGATAAATTCTACAAAATCAGGTATCCATACGTTCTCTCCCTGCTCGTGTGAAATTCGGCTTCGAGGTTTCCCTGTGCAAACAACATCAGTCCCTTTTGTATCCTCACCTGAAGCGGCACCTGATATTCACAGCATTTCCTCAAGCTTTTATCTTGAAGAGTCGGATCTGAAAGCATTATTGGAACCCGGCTGTTTCTATACTCACCATGCATGTCTTGAAATTGTTGTTTTCACTGGGAGGAAGGGGTCCCATTGTGGTGTTGGCATCAAAAAGCAGCAGATTGGAACATTTAAGCTGGAG TTTGAAGATGTGACCACATCAAGTCCTCAGATAGTTCAGCTTCAAGGCTCCATCAGGCAGCCCATATTTAGTTGCAAGTTTAGTCGAGACAG GGTACCTCAGGTAGATCCATTGAGTATCTATTGGTCAACTTCTGCCGACGGTATTGACATGGAAACAGAACGAAGGGAACGGAAAGGATGGAAGGTGAAGATACATGATCTCTCTGGCTCAGCTGTTGCAGCAGCCTTCATAACAACTCCCTTTGTACCATCAACAGGTTGTGATTGGGTTGCCAAGTCCAACCCAGGAGCTTGGTTGATTGTTCGCCCTGATATGTGCAGGCCTGAGAGCTGGCAGCCATGGGGAAAGCTTGAGGCATGGCGTGAGCGTGGCATCAGAGATTCTATTTGTTGCAGATTTCACCTTCTGTCCGAAAGCCAGGAGGGTGGTGAGGTTCTCATGTCAGAAATCTTCATGAATGCTGAAAAGGGTGGAGAGTTTTTCATAGACACCGATAGGCAGATGCAAGCTGCAGCAACTCCAATACCAAGTCCACAAAGTAGTGGAGACTTTTCAGGGTTGGGTCCAGCTGGTGGTTTTGTCATGAGCTGTAGAGTGCAAGGGGAAGGGAAGCATAGTAAGCCATTGGTTCAGCTGGCCATGCGACACGTTACATGTGTGGAGGATGCTGCAATCTTCATGGCACTTGCAGCAGCAGTTGATCTTAGTATTGTGGCATGCAGGCCCTTCCGAAGGAGGCTTAGAAGAGGATCTCGCCATTCtttatga
- the LOC8282032 gene encoding uncharacterized protein LOC8282032 isoform X4, with translation MDPQAFIRLSIGSLGLRIPGTAINSTKSAAPDIHSISSSFYLEESDLKALLEPGCFYTHHACLEIVVFTGRKGSHCGVGIKKQQIGTFKLEVGPEWGEGKPVILFNGWIGIGKNKQESKKPGAELHLRVKLDPDPRYVFQFEDVTTSSPQIVQLQGSIRQPIFSCKFSRDRVPQVDPLSIYWSTSADGIDMETERRERKGWKVKIHDLSGSAVAAAFITTPFVPSTGCDWVAKSNPGAWLIVRPDMCRPESWQPWGKLEAWRERGIRDSICCRFHLLSESQEGGEVLMSEIFMNAEKGGEFFIDTDRQMQAAATPIPSPQSSGDFSGLGPAGGFVMSCRVQGEGKHSKPLVQLAMRHVTCVEDAAIFMALAAAVDLSIVACRPFRRRLRRGSRHSL, from the exons ATGGATCCTCAGGCTTTTATCAGGTTGTCAATAGGCTCCCTTGGGCTAAGGATTCCTGGAACAGCGATAAATTCTACAAAATCAG CGGCACCTGATATTCACAGCATTTCCTCAAGCTTTTATCTTGAAGAGTCGGATCTGAAAGCATTATTGGAACCCGGCTGTTTCTATACTCACCATGCATGTCTTGAAATTGTTGTTTTCACTGGGAGGAAGGGGTCCCATTGTGGTGTTGGCATCAAAAAGCAGCAGATTGGAACATTTAAGCTGGAGGTAGGTCCTGAATGGGGTGAAGGGAAGCcagtaattctttttaatgggTGGATAGGTATAGGCAAAAACAAGCAGGAGAGCAAAAAACCAGGAGCTGAGCTTCATTTGAGAGTTAAACTTGATCCTGATCCAAGATATGTTTTCCAGTTTGAAGATGTGACCACATCAAGTCCTCAGATAGTTCAGCTTCAAGGCTCCATCAGGCAGCCCATATTTAGTTGCAAGTTTAGTCGAGACAG GGTACCTCAGGTAGATCCATTGAGTATCTATTGGTCAACTTCTGCCGACGGTATTGACATGGAAACAGAACGAAGGGAACGGAAAGGATGGAAGGTGAAGATACATGATCTCTCTGGCTCAGCTGTTGCAGCAGCCTTCATAACAACTCCCTTTGTACCATCAACAGGTTGTGATTGGGTTGCCAAGTCCAACCCAGGAGCTTGGTTGATTGTTCGCCCTGATATGTGCAGGCCTGAGAGCTGGCAGCCATGGGGAAAGCTTGAGGCATGGCGTGAGCGTGGCATCAGAGATTCTATTTGTTGCAGATTTCACCTTCTGTCCGAAAGCCAGGAGGGTGGTGAGGTTCTCATGTCAGAAATCTTCATGAATGCTGAAAAGGGTGGAGAGTTTTTCATAGACACCGATAGGCAGATGCAAGCTGCAGCAACTCCAATACCAAGTCCACAAAGTAGTGGAGACTTTTCAGGGTTGGGTCCAGCTGGTGGTTTTGTCATGAGCTGTAGAGTGCAAGGGGAAGGGAAGCATAGTAAGCCATTGGTTCAGCTGGCCATGCGACACGTTACATGTGTGGAGGATGCTGCAATCTTCATGGCACTTGCAGCAGCAGTTGATCTTAGTATTGTGGCATGCAGGCCCTTCCGAAGGAGGCTTAGAAGAGGATCTCGCCATTCtttatga
- the LOC8282032 gene encoding uncharacterized protein LOC8282032 isoform X1 encodes MDPQAFIRLSIGSLGLRIPGTAINSTKSGIHTFSPCSCEIRLRGFPVQTTSVPFVSSPEAAPDIHSISSSFYLEESDLKALLEPGCFYTHHACLEIVVFTGRKGSHCGVGIKKQQIGTFKLEVGPEWGEGKPVILFNGWIGIGKNKQESKKPGAELHLRVKLDPDPRYVFQFEDVTTSSPQIVQLQGSIRQPIFSCKFSRDRVPQVDPLSIYWSTSADGIDMETERRERKGWKVKIHDLSGSAVAAAFITTPFVPSTGCDWVAKSNPGAWLIVRPDMCRPESWQPWGKLEAWRERGIRDSICCRFHLLSESQEGGEVLMSEIFMNAEKGGEFFIDTDRQMQAAATPIPSPQSSGDFSGLGPAGGFVMSCRVQGEGKHSKPLVQLAMRHVTCVEDAAIFMALAAAVDLSIVACRPFRRRLRRGSRHSL; translated from the exons ATGGATCCTCAGGCTTTTATCAGGTTGTCAATAGGCTCCCTTGGGCTAAGGATTCCTGGAACAGCGATAAATTCTACAAAATCAGGTATCCATACGTTCTCTCCCTGCTCGTGTGAAATTCGGCTTCGAGGTTTCCCTGTGCAAACAACATCAGTCCCTTTTGTATCCTCACCTGAAGCGGCACCTGATATTCACAGCATTTCCTCAAGCTTTTATCTTGAAGAGTCGGATCTGAAAGCATTATTGGAACCCGGCTGTTTCTATACTCACCATGCATGTCTTGAAATTGTTGTTTTCACTGGGAGGAAGGGGTCCCATTGTGGTGTTGGCATCAAAAAGCAGCAGATTGGAACATTTAAGCTGGAGGTAGGTCCTGAATGGGGTGAAGGGAAGCcagtaattctttttaatgggTGGATAGGTATAGGCAAAAACAAGCAGGAGAGCAAAAAACCAGGAGCTGAGCTTCATTTGAGAGTTAAACTTGATCCTGATCCAAGATATGTTTTCCAGTTTGAAGATGTGACCACATCAAGTCCTCAGATAGTTCAGCTTCAAGGCTCCATCAGGCAGCCCATATTTAGTTGCAAGTTTAGTCGAGACAG GGTACCTCAGGTAGATCCATTGAGTATCTATTGGTCAACTTCTGCCGACGGTATTGACATGGAAACAGAACGAAGGGAACGGAAAGGATGGAAGGTGAAGATACATGATCTCTCTGGCTCAGCTGTTGCAGCAGCCTTCATAACAACTCCCTTTGTACCATCAACAGGTTGTGATTGGGTTGCCAAGTCCAACCCAGGAGCTTGGTTGATTGTTCGCCCTGATATGTGCAGGCCTGAGAGCTGGCAGCCATGGGGAAAGCTTGAGGCATGGCGTGAGCGTGGCATCAGAGATTCTATTTGTTGCAGATTTCACCTTCTGTCCGAAAGCCAGGAGGGTGGTGAGGTTCTCATGTCAGAAATCTTCATGAATGCTGAAAAGGGTGGAGAGTTTTTCATAGACACCGATAGGCAGATGCAAGCTGCAGCAACTCCAATACCAAGTCCACAAAGTAGTGGAGACTTTTCAGGGTTGGGTCCAGCTGGTGGTTTTGTCATGAGCTGTAGAGTGCAAGGGGAAGGGAAGCATAGTAAGCCATTGGTTCAGCTGGCCATGCGACACGTTACATGTGTGGAGGATGCTGCAATCTTCATGGCACTTGCAGCAGCAGTTGATCTTAGTATTGTGGCATGCAGGCCCTTCCGAAGGAGGCTTAGAAGAGGATCTCGCCATTCtttatga